ATCGTGTTAAAATCCTCATCAAGTGTTTGGTCCCTTTATCTGGGTGGAAACATTTGTTAGAATCAATGATACATTTACTTGTTGATCCTGAGGAACAATATTCTTTGTATTTGGAAAAGAAAGCTGAAAAGCAGAAACAGAATGCACAAAAAAATGAGGAGGATAATCGAAAACATAATGGAGATGAAGATTGTCCTTTGACATTTGTGGAGTTTGTGAAGAATGAATTTGATTCGATCAGTCAGGAGCTGAAGATTTGTATGGTAAATTTGTACACCCACTTACCAACTTCTTGCATTTCACTCAAAGTGGTGAAGGACATGGTCAGAGCTTCGGGTTTGCTCAAATCTATTGAATCTTCATTGCATTCTATTCGTGTTGctaatgaagggtttaagtTACTCAAAGATTTCAAAGTTCCTAGAACTGTTGTTCGTCGCCTTATGCAGTTGAGAACAGAGTGTACAAACACACTAAAGTCGCTTCCAATGGAATTCTCTGTTCCTAGTATTAACAAATATGCATTAAAGAACTTCTGCCTAGAAAATGCTTGCTTAATATTCTGTACTGCATCAACTTCTTCCAAATTGCATGTTGTAGCAGGAACAAGACCATTGGAGTTGTTGGTCATTGATGAAGCTGCTCAGCTTAAAGAATGTGAATCAGCAATTCCTTTACAACTATCTGGTCTCCGCCATGCTATCCTTGTAGGAGATGAGAGGCAACTCCCTGCAATGGTCAAAAGCGAGGTTATGTTTATCCCTTGCATTTTCCATTCTTTTCACAGTGTGATAGGTGTTTACAATGACAGCATCTAAATAAATGTGATAAATTACTAGATTGCAGCAAGTGCTGATTTTGGAAGAAGTTTGTTTGGAAGACTGGCAAAGTTGGGATACAAGAAGCACCTACTCAATGTCCAGTACAGGATGCATCCATCCATCAGTTTATTTCCAAAAAGGGAGTTCTACGACAACCAGATAGTAGATGGTCCAAATGTCAAAGAAAAAAGCTATGAGAGGTGCTTCCTCAAGGGAAAAATGTACCAATCCTATTCCTTCATAAATGTTGCcaatggaaaagaagaattggaTCACAGATTTAGTCGGAAAAATATGGTGGAGGTTGCTGTAGTCTCTGGGATAGTAGCAAGCCTTTATAAAGGTAATTATTGTAGTAAGTTGGTCGATGCTTATATTTATGTGATACATTGCAAAGACCTAAAAACTGggttttgctttttcttttttgccgcAGAATTCATTGGGACAAAGCAGAAAGTTAGTATTGGGGTCATATCACCATACAAGGCtcaagtttatgcaattcaagAGATACTCAGAAAATATACTGAAACTTCTCACACTGGCTTCTCTCTAAGTGTGCGAACTGTTGATGGGTTCCAAGGTGGTGAAGAAGATGTGATAATTATATCTACTGTCCGATGTAATGGGAAGGGGTCAGTTGGTTTCTTGTCGAACCAGCAAAGAGCAAATGTTGCCCTAACACGTGCAAGGTACTTTCTATAAAATTTCATTGTAGTTATGCTATACGATGCATCTCAGACATGTCTGATTTCTGCAATTGTTTCTGTGTAGGTATTGCCTTTGGATATTGGGGAATTCTTCAACTTTGATTAGTAGTGACTCTGTTTGGAAGAAGCTAGTCCTTGATGCCAAGAGACGGAATTGTTTTTATAATGCTGATGAAGACAGCAACTTGGCTCAGGCTATTACAGCTGCCCTGCTGGAGCTTGACCAACTTCATTCTCTGCTTAATATCGACTCTATGCTGTTCAAAAATGCTATATGGAAGGTGTGCTGCTACTTTCGCAAATTTTTCCCTATTGTAAACTTGACATTGTCATAGCATACAACAATCAGACCTTTATTGAGAGTATAGGTCTATTAACATTAATAAAAAGAGGGAGAAAATTGTTAAGTAAACAGGATAGATTAACGGGGAGTTACATCGCTAAATGGAATTCATCTGTGTATTCTCTAATAAAATGCAGTATGCTGTTCAGTAGTTAAAATATTCCTCATCTGTGTATCCCTCATCAATAGTTGCACGACATAtaattatttcttctttctttcccacATAGGTTTGCTTCACTCACAACTTTTTGAGCTCcataacaaaaattaaagacacTGTGATTCTTTGGGAAGTGCTTGCGTTATTAACCAAGCTTTCGAGTGGATGGCGCCGACCTCTTGAGGAAAAAGGAACTTTAGTGTATGATGGGACTTCTGCTCAACTGTTAGAGAAGTATAAAATCAATGGGAACTTGAATCTCATTTGGACTGTAGATATTCTCCAGGAGAATGGACATTACATCCAAGTTATGAAGTTTTGGGATATTTTGCCATTTTCTCATATAGCAGAACTAGCAAAGCGTCTTGACATTGTTTTTGGGAATTTTACAGTGGACAAGATGAACCGCTGCCGTCACAAATGCATTGACAGGTTTGTGATGTttcaaattttatattttcataCATTTGTTAGTCCATGGAACTTTTATTCGATCAATTAGTGTCACAGAAATTTCAATTGTATTGGTGGAGCATATATGATTACTAATACTACTTTTTATCCTCTGTTTAAATCATGTACCATTTTCTTTAGGGATGTTGTTGTTCCAATGAGATGGCCGGTGGTTTTCAGCAATTCCCCTATGGCTGATCATGAGGAGTCCCTTTCAAAACCATTGTCTTCTTTCAGTATAACAACTAATCGAGAAACAGCAACTTCAACATATGGGTCAGCATATATTCCAACTTTTTATGGAagtcatatatattgtttttgaataatcaaataaaagtaaactatttgaacaaaatgaTACACAACTCTATTTGCTATAAATATTGGTTTTGGCAAATAGGAATCAACTACCATGTAGAAGAATGGATGTATAATTCTGAGCATGAAATCTTTTCCTCATCTTTACTGTAGGTGCTCATGTTGTTTAATGATGCTGGAGTTTATAGGCcttaatttaatttgtaaatatCATATACTTAAACTCCAAATGTCTAAAGCTGGAGGTTATTCTCAGCAGCCTTATGTCATCATGTAGGTCATGATTTTGGTCACACATATTATCCACATTTTCTTGTTCATGTTGATAGATGATGTTAAAGTTCAAGTCCTGAAAACAAGGAATTAGTTTTCAATAGAAAAGATGGCCATATTCTTATTGATTACCAGATATATTTTGCAAGCATATATTTGAGCTAATGTTCCACTTGCTTCAATAGGAATACATCGAAAGCAGTAAAACCAATTATCCCTTCGAAAAGCAATGTCAATCAAAGAGAAAGATTGCTATGGAAAATAAAAGCTGAAAGAGTGAAGGATTTCAGCACTTGCCCTGAAGCTAACCCTGTGGACTTGTCAAAACCATTATCATCACTAAGTCTAGCAGATAAGCCAGAAGCATCTACATCCACTGACATGTAAGTCATAACTATCTGTTCTGACATGCATGTAGGAATCTAGTAGTCTGCACATAATGAAATAAACATATACGAAATGACTGGAGAGATGTTGAAGTTTATAGTCCTTAATTTAAATTGTAAAAATCATATACTTGAACGCCAAATGTGTAATGCTGGAAGTTATTCTCAGCAGCATTATTTCATCATATAAGTCGCGATTTTTGTCACACATTATCCACTTTCACTTGTGTTAATGTTGATAGGTGATGTTGAAGTTCATGTCCTGAAGAAGAGCAATTAGTTTTCAATAGAAATGATGGCCAATTCTTATTCATTACCTGATATATTTTGCAAGTATATATTTCAGCTAATGTACCACTTGCTTCGATAGGGAGACAGGGAAAGCAGTAAAACCAATTATCCCTTCGAAAAGCAatgtcaataaaaaaaaaagattgttaTGGAAAATAAAGGGTGAAGAAGGAGTGAAGGATTTCAGCACTTGCCTTGAAGCTAACCCTGTGGACTTGTCAAAACCATTATCATCACTAAGTCTAGCAGATAAGCCAGAAGCATCTACTTCCGTTGACATGTGAGTCATAACTATCTATTCGGACATGCATATAGGAAGTCTAGTAGTCTGCACATAATGAAATAAACATAGACGAAATGACTGGGGCACAATTATTGGGTGCTATAAGTTGTATTGTAGGTGCTCATGTCGTTTAGAGATGCTGAAGTTTCTAGGCCTTAATTTAAATTGTAAAAATCATATACTTGAATGCCAAATGTGTAATGCTGGAGGTTATTCTCAGCAGCATCATTTCATCATGTAAGTTGCGATTTTGGTCACGCATTATCCACTTTCACTTGTGTTGATGTCGATAGGTGATGTTGAAGTTTATGTCCTGAAGAAGAGGAATTAGTTTTCAATAGAAAAGATGGCCATATTCTTATTCATTACCTGATACATTTTGCAAGCATATATTTGAGCTAATGTACCACTTGCTTCAATAGGGAGACAGGGAAAGCAGTAAAACCAATTATCCCTTCGAAAAGAAATGTCAATCAAAAAGAAAGATTGTTATGGAAAATAAAGGGTGAAGAAGGAGTGAAGGATTTCAGCACTTGCCTTGAAGCTAACCCTGTGGAGTTCTTGTCAAATCCATTACCATCACCAAGTCTAGCAGATAAGCCAGAAGCATCTACTTCCACTGACATGTGAGTCATAACTATCTATTCGGACATGCATGTAGGAAGTCTAGTAGTCTGCACATAATCACTtttaagaaatatatatatatatatatatatatatatgaaataattGGAGCACAATTACTGGGTGCAATAAGTTGTACTATTGGTGCTCATGTCGTCTAGTGATGCTGAAGTTTATAGGCcttaatttaatttgtaaatatCATATACTTAAACTCCAAATGTCTAATGCTAGAGTTATTCTCAGTAGCATCATGTCATCATGCAAGTCGCAAAAATTATCCTCTCACTTGTTCATGTCGGTAGGTAATGTTGAAGTTCATGTCCTGAAGAAGAATTAGTTTTCAATAGAAAAGATGGCCATATTCTTATTCATTACCTGATATATTTTGCAAGCATATATTTGAGCTAATGTACCACTTGCTTGAATAGGAAGACATCGAAAGCAGTAAAACCAACTATCCCTTCGAAAAGATATgtcaataaaaaagaaagattgTTATGGAAAATAAAGGCTGAAGGAGTGAAGGATTTCAGCACTTGCCTTGAAGCTAACCCTGTGGACTTGTCAAAACCATTATCATCACTAAGTCCAGCAGATAAGCCAGAAGCATCTACTTCCACTGACATGTGAGTCATAACTATCTATTCTGACATGCATGTAGGAAGTATTGTAGTCTGCACATAATCACgattaagaaaattaaacatATACGGAATAACTAGAGCACAGTTACTGGGTGCTTTAAGTTGTAATTGGTCTCTCAACTAGGAGTCAATTATTTTATGTTAAATATATTTTCTTAGCAACAAATGCATTTGCTTCTGGAACTTTTTAGGTGGCTAGTAAATTCAAACCATAGAATATCTTGCATATATGTTGTTAATTGACTATTACCAACTGCTATGCTGTACCTAGTAGGTATGATCACCAATCATGTTACTTCCCTATCAagtatgttgtgaacttgtgataTAACTTTCACTGCTCCAAACGTGACCGTAATTGAGCCATTTCAAATGTGAAAAAGGCATCAAATGCATTTTCTTTCAATACTGTAGGCATATATGTTTATAAGCATTAAGTGACAATTGATTCTCTGCTTTTTTTGCTGCCTAATTGATTCTCTGCTTTTTTTGCTGCCTAATTGATTCTCTGCTTTGTGATCGAGTTGTTATAGTAATTGGTGATCTTGAGGTCTTTTGAGCTTGAGTAAAAAATTTAAGAAGTATAAGACCTAGCCTATATCCAACACAGCTTAAGCTTTGAACAGGTGCTAGACGAACTAGTTTATCACAAATGGTTGGAGCTTTGAATTAATTTAAACATAAACGTTTCACTGTTATTTTTGCGGGTTAGATATATTTGCGGACATACAATTCGGTTGATGTCATTAAAATTTATATCTGAGGTTTAGAAAGATGAAGTTcgttttagaaaagaaaaaaaaagtattattaatttttttttctggtgtTGGTTTCATCAGGGAATCTGCGAAAAGATCCACTACCAAAAGCGATTCAAAAAGCACTGCGAGTCGAAGAAGGAGATCATCATCAAAACTAAAAGTCGGAGACCAGGTGTTCCTTAAGATTCGACCTTCTTGTGGAATTAAAAGGTATTTCAAAGGCGCAAAACTCACTCCACGGTTTACTGGTCCTTTTGAGGTTTCGGAGTAGTTGGTGAACATTCTTATCAAGTATCACTTCCGCCTAAACCATCCGGTGTCCGTGATGTATTCATATCTGTGTTTTGAAGAAAAACCATGAAGATGCTTCACATGTTTTGGATTGGAAAGATTTGAAAATTCACAAAGATCAATCCTGTGACAACAAGCTGGTTAGAATTGTcgataaaaaagaacaaattcttCATGGTAGGAACATTCCCTTTGTGAAAGTGATCTGGCAGTGTCATGGCATCGAGGAAGCAACAGGGGAGTTGGAGACTTAGTCATGGCTAAATATCCAGATTTGCTAGTGCTTTAGCTAACatgtagagagagttttctgttttgacaaaaaaattgtGAATTGTTTAATCCAAAACTTCATGCTGTCAGTATTTTAATGAAGTTTCTTATGTATGAATTACCAGAAGCGAGAGGTGCACACCAGAACAGTCCAATTGTTAGAGTGCATACTGGTCTCTGAAGGAGAACCAAATGCGTAGACATTGATTGAACACAGAACCAAAAATGCAGCATAATCACTACGGAATTGAACAAATTGCACATCTTGGACCGCATGGCTAAGAACTTTGGGTGCATAATTTGATAAAGAAGTGAGAAATATTGAGAAAGCAAGAAGCATTGGGTTAAGTTGATAAGCGATTAGGGACCCAAAACTGTTAATGGCTCAACGAGCCAATCCAATTAGTCATTGATAGTTGTAGAAACAATCAGATTCACCTAAATTCTCACTTCTTAGTCTCACAATATCGACATAGTACCCAGGTAGACAAGCACATCAGAACCTATAATCAACTTATACATTCTCTCATCAAGAACACACACAGAAATATCTAGTAAAAGACAATTACGAAAGTGAACTCAAATAGAATGAGCACCCGATAGCAATATCTCCCGCCTCTTTTCCAGCTGAACTTGTTATCTTTAAGACCTCTTTCACTTGACTACTAGAGAGGATAAAGAATATTACATTACTCAAATTGAAGaagcacattaagaagaatcCCATTATGAAGTCCAAGTTCCCTATAATGCAAGTCCTCTACTACCAAGTCCAAAACAATCATCAACATACTTGACCCAAGATAAAAGCAGGATGATCAGGCCTCACATCAAATGAAATTAACTCTCTAATTCATATATGGATCCCTAAATGACCAATTAAATCACATGACTTACTAATTAAACTACTGCAATGACTGCTTTAAACATCTGAACCTAATATTGCCAACCCTATATCACCACcaactaaacaaacaaaaagcaaataGAAAAtggacataaaaaaaaaagctactTGAGACTAGGGTATCCGAGTCTTTGACCCGACTAATCCCTAGGTCCCCCGCCTGACCCCACAACATTTGGGGAACTGGAAACTCTAGCAATTGCTAGGTGGGTACCTTGGGAGAGGGTCGAACCCCAGACCACTTGGGAGCAAACCAAGGGCCTGACCGCTAGACCAACAACTCTTTGGACAAAAGATTGCAattaagaaatagaaaaagataTCTTATTCAGGTAAAAACAGATTGGAGAGTTCACGATAACCTAGTGAGTAGGTTCAGTTTGCAATtaggaatgaaaagaaaagaactacAGCTAAATTGCCTACAATATCAGAACATATTAGTCCATATAACATTCCTGATAGGTTATCTGAGTTTCATTACTCCAGCAGCTAAATGCAAAGGAACAAACACAAGGAGAACATAACAATAGAAGGGGTTCTCAGGGTCATTTCATCAAACAGCTGGTTCTCACAATTTATATTCACATCAACTTTAACTCTGAATGATTGAAAAGCAACACTCAGTTTACAGAACCACTTCAATTATATATTCCGATAAAACACAACATGCAGCTATAAACTCAATAAGTCAACTGATTAGACGAAAATTGATGTGCAACTGTATGGCGTattaaccaaaaccaaaaccaaatttcaGGTAGTGAAACTTACCGATGTGATTTTGGGACCAGGACGACCAAGCACAGCAGTCCTGACCTTGCTCTCAGAGCCATCAGCTTCAGTCTCAGTCTCGACGATGTCGACCTTCTCGGACTCGCTCTGCTTCGCGAAACAAAAGACACGAATCAATTTTCTACCAAACGAAAACGAAAACGAAAACGAaaacgaaaaccaaaacctaaattgCAATACCTAATTGCAGGCTCCGAAAACTTGGGACCGGGAGGACCAAGCACGGCAGTCTTCACCTTGCTCGCTTCAGTCTCGACGATGTCACCCTTCTCGGACTCGCTCTGCTTcgcgaaacaaaaccaaacacgaatcaattttctacaaaaccaaaacctaattgCAGGCTCTGAAAACAGAAAACTTACAGAGGCACTCTCAGTCTTCTTCACCATTTCGGAGTCATCGGACTCGATCTTCTTCTCAGATTCGCTCTCACTCTCGTGCAGCATAGCTGCTACCTGTTCAGCAGAGGAGCTTGAAGACGAGGAAGCGCTAGCATCTGGATCTGCTTCTCCGATCAACGTAACCTCAAGCTTAGATTTCTCCTCCATTTCTTGATCGAGGATGAGGATCAATTCGGAAAGGGAATTAGGGTAAACAGAATTGGGAAGTGGGGTGAGAGAGGGATTGTATAGGGACTGGGTGATGGGCTGGCTGGAAATGTATTTGGGTCTCCCGGGTCGGTTAAAATTTTGGCGACTCATTTTGCATTTTGGTAATTCTAATAACATTTTCTATTTGCAATCCCTTAATTCTCTAATTCCCATTCCCTCGTTATTTATGTTATGTTTTGAATGAATTTTATCACCGAATCTCACTCAACTATTTTTCACTTGCAAACAacaatattaacaaaaataaaaataaataaaacctcGCTCGAAACTATAACATTTTTTGACCAACTACCTTTCACACAGTTTATAGTTACAAGAATGTTTGCTGACCTCAGCAATGATTATCTCCTAATTTTTCGGCTAATTTTGTTACACAGATTTAGCTAACTATTGCAGGAGCTCATTCACGAGTATTGTGCAATTTGGGGCTGTTATCAGCTACAGCTCCAAGAGGATTTTGTTTGTGTTATGAAAGAGGGAATTACTTCCTAGGTTGACTAGGAATGGTTGGTCTTATTTATTTAGTTCTATTTACTCTTAAAACGCAACGTTTCATtttaaattgagattggaatctCCTAGCTGTTTTGGATATTTTTGTAGGCCAGTGTCATGCATGTCAACATCTCAGCGATATGAGTTGACA
Above is a genomic segment from Rosa chinensis cultivar Old Blush chromosome 3, RchiOBHm-V2, whole genome shotgun sequence containing:
- the LOC112195055 gene encoding uncharacterized protein LOC112195055 isoform X13, whose protein sequence is MSRQNFNRPGRPKYISSQPITQSLYNPSLTPLPNSVYPNSLSELILILDQEMEEKSKLEVTLIGEADPDASASSSSSSSAEQVAAMLHESESESEKKIESDDSEMVKKTESASVSFLFSEPAIRASPRRSTSSRLRLKLMALRARSGLLCLVVLVPKSHRQVKEVLKITSSAGKEAGDIAIGCSFYLSSLS
- the LOC112195055 gene encoding uncharacterized protein LOC112195055 isoform X1, with amino-acid sequence MSRQNFNRPGRPKYISSQPITQSLYNPSLTPLPNSVYPNSLSELILILDQEMEEKSKLEVTLIGEADPDASASSSSSSSAEQVAAMLHESESESEKKIESDDSEMVKKTESASVSFLFSEPAIRFWFCRKLIRVWFCFAKQSESEKGDIVETEASKVKTAVLGPPGPKFSEPAIRASPRRSTSSRLRLKLMALRARSGLLCLVVLVPKSHRIDLCEFSNLSNPKHVKHLHGFSSKHRYEYITDTGWFRRK
- the LOC112195055 gene encoding uncharacterized protein LOC112195055 isoform X2, which gives rise to MSRQNFNRPGRPKYISSQPITQSLYNPSLTPLPNSVYPNSLSELILILDQEMEEKSKLEVTLIGEADPDASASSSSSSSAEQVAAMLHESESESEKKIESDDSEMVKKTESASVSFLFSEPAIRFWFCRKLIRVWFCFAKQSESEKGDIVETEASKVKTAVLGPPGPKFSEPAISRASPRRSTSSRLRLKLMALRARSGLLCLVVLVPKSHRSQVKEVLKITSSAGKEAGDIAIGCSFYLSSLS
- the LOC112195055 gene encoding uncharacterized protein LOC112195055 isoform X5, producing the protein MSRQNFNRPGRPKYISSQPITQSLYNPSLTPLPNSVYPNSLSELILILDQEMEEKSKLEVTLIGEADPDASASSSSSSSAEQVAAMLHESESESEKKIESDDSEMVKKTESASVSFLFSEPAIRFWFCRKLIRVWFCFAKQSESEKGDIVETEASKVKTAVLGPPGPKFSEPAIRASPRRSTSSRLRLKLMALRARSGLLCLVVLVPKSHRQVKEVLKITSSAGKEAGDIAIGCSFYLSSLS
- the LOC112195055 gene encoding uncharacterized protein LOC112195055 isoform X7; the protein is MSRQNFNRPGRPKYISSQPITQSLYNPSLTPLPNSVYPNSLSELILILDQEMEEKSKLEVTLIGEADPDASASSSSSSSAEQVAAMLHESESESEKKIESDDSEMVKKTESASVSFLFSEPAIRFWFCRKLIRVWFCFAKQSESEKGDIVETEASKVKTAVLGPPGPKFSEPAIRASPRRSTSSRLRLKLMALRARSGLLCLVVLVPKSHRELPLISYKDSMAETR
- the LOC112195055 gene encoding uncharacterized protein LOC112195055 isoform X6 gives rise to the protein MSRQNFNRPGRPKYISSQPITQSLYNPSLTPLPNSVYPNSLSELILILDQEMEEKSKLEVTLIGEADPDASASSSSSSSAEQVAAMLHESESESEKKIESDDSEMVKKTESASVSFLFSEPAIRFWFCRKLIRVWFCFAKQSESEKGDIVETEASKVKTAVLGPPGPKFSEPAISRASPRRSTSSRLRLKLMALRARSGLLCLVVLVPKSHRELPLISYKDSMAETR
- the LOC112195055 gene encoding uncharacterized protein LOC112195055 isoform X10, whose protein sequence is MSRQNFNRPGRPKYISSQPITQSLYNPSLTPLPNSVYPNSLSELILILDQEMEEKSKLEVTLIGEADPDASASSSSSSSAEQVAAMLHESESESEKKIESDDSEMVKKTESASQSESEKGDIVETEASKVKTAVLGPPGPKFSEPAIRASPRRSTSSRLRLKLMALRARSGLLCLVVLVPKSHRIDLCEFSNLSNPKHVKHLHGFSSKHRYEYITDTGWFRRK
- the LOC112195055 gene encoding uncharacterized protein LOC112195055 isoform X11 — protein: MSRQNFNRPGRPKYISSQPITQSLYNPSLTPLPNSVYPNSLSELILILDQEMEEKSKLEVTLIGEADPDASASSSSSSSAEQVAAMLHESESESEKKIESDDSEMVKKTESASSESEKGDIVETEASKVKTAVLGPPGPKFSEPAIRASPRRSTSSRLRLKLMALRARSGLLCLVVLVPKSHRIDLCEFSNLSNPKHVKHLHGFSSKHRYEYITDTGWFRRK
- the LOC112195055 gene encoding uncharacterized protein LOC112195055 isoform X12, which gives rise to MSRQNFNRPGRPKYISSQPITQSLYNPSLTPLPNSVYPNSLSELILILDQEMEEKSKLEVTLIGEADPDASASSSSSSSAEQVAAMLHESESESEKKIESDDSEMVKKTESASVSFLFSEPAIRASPRRSTSSRLRLKLMALRARSGLLCLVVLVPKSHRSQVKEVLKITSSAGKEAGDIAIGCSFYLSSLS
- the LOC112195055 gene encoding uncharacterized protein LOC112195055 isoform X8 — translated: MSRQNFNRPGRPKYISSQPITQSLYNPSLTPLPNSVYPNSLSELILILDQEMEEKSKLEVTLIGEADPDASASSSSSSSAEQVAAMLHESESESEKKIESDDSEMVKKTESASVSFLFSEPAIRFWFCRKLIRVWFCFAKQSESEKGDIVETEASKVKTAVLGPPGPKFSEPAISRASPRRSTSSRLRLKLMALRARSGLLCLVVLVPKSHRYEYITDTGWFRRK
- the LOC112195055 gene encoding uncharacterized protein LOC112195055 isoform X9 — its product is MSRQNFNRPGRPKYISSQPITQSLYNPSLTPLPNSVYPNSLSELILILDQEMEEKSKLEVTLIGEADPDASASSSSSSSAEQVAAMLHESESESEKKIESDDSEMVKKTESASSESEKGDIVETEASKVKTAVLGPPGPKFSEPAISRASPRRSTSSRLRLKLMALRARSGLLCLVVLVPKSHRIDLCEFSNLSNPKHVKHLHGFSSKHRYEYITDTGWFRRK
- the LOC112195055 gene encoding uncharacterized protein LOC112195055 isoform X3, with amino-acid sequence MSRQNFNRPGRPKYISSQPITQSLYNPSLTPLPNSVYPNSLSELILILDQEMEEKSKLEVTLIGEADPDASASSSSSSSAEQVAAMLHESESESEKKIESDDSEMVKKTESASVSFLFSEPAIRFWFCRKLIRVWFCFAKQSESEKGDIVETEASKVKTAVLGPPGPKFSEPAIRASPRRSTSSRLRLKLMALRARSGLLCLVVLVPKSHRSQVKEVLKITSSAGKEAGDIAIGCSFYLSSLS
- the LOC112195055 gene encoding uncharacterized protein LOC112195055 isoform X4; amino-acid sequence: MSRQNFNRPGRPKYISSQPITQSLYNPSLTPLPNSVYPNSLSELILILDQEMEEKSKLEVTLIGEADPDASASSSSSSSAEQVAAMLHESESESEKKIESDDSEMVKKTESASVSFLFSEPAIRFWFCRKLIRVWFCFAKQSESEKGDIVETEASKVKTAVLGPPGPKFSEPAISRASPRRSTSSRLRLKLMALRARSGLLCLVVLVPKSHRQVKEVLKITSSAGKEAGDIAIGCSFYLSSLS